In Luteitalea sp., the genomic window GTCGTTCGGCAAGAGTCGCGCAAAGCTTTCCTCGAGCTCGCAGAAAAAGGTCACGTTCAAGGATGTGGCCGGTGTCGACGAGGCGAAGGACGAGCTCCAGGAGATCATCGAGTTCCTCAAGGAGCCGCAGAAGTTCCAAAAGCTCGGCGGGCGCATTCCCAAGGGCGTCCTGCTCATGGGCCCCCCGGGAACTGGCAAGACGCTTCTGGCGCGCGCTGTCGCGGGCGAAGCCAATGTGCCCTTCTTCTCGATCTCTGGTTCCGACTTCGTCGAGATGTTCGTGGGCGTGGGGGCGTCGCGCGTTCGCGATCTCTTCGAGCAAGGGAAGAAGAACGCGCCGTGCATCGTCTTCATCGACGAGATTGACGCCGTTGGTCGGCACCGAGGCGCGGGCCTGGGTGGAGGCCACGATGAGCGAGAGCAGACGCTCAATCAGTTGCTCGTGGAGATGGACGGCTTCGAGTCCAACGAAGGCGTCATCCTCATGGCGGCAACGAACCGGCCGGACGTCCTCGATCCGGCGCTGCTCCGGCCTGGCCGGTTCGATCGCCGAATCGTGGTCAATCGGCCGGATGTGAAGGGGCGCGAGGGTATCCTCGCCGTTCACACGAAGAAGATCCCGCTGAGCGACGACGTCAATCTGCCGGTGCTGGCGAGGAGCACCTCGGGGTTCGCGGGTGCGGATCTGGCGAATCTCGTCAACGAGGCTGCGCTCAGCGCCGCGCGTCTGAACCAGCGCATCGTGCGCATGATGGACTTCGAGTTCGCCAAGGACAAGGTGCTCATGGGCGCCGAGCGACGCTCGATGATCATCAGCGACGAGGAGAAGAAGGTCACGGCTATTCACGAAGCAGGCCACGCGCTGCTCGCCGTGCTGCTGCCTCACGCCGACCCTGTCCACAAGGTGACGATCATCCCGCGTGGAATGGCGCTTGGCGTGACCCAGCAGATCCCAGAGGATGACAAGCACAACTTCTCCAAGGTCTACCTCTACGATCACATCGCGATTCTGCTCGGTGGACGATTGGCCGAGGAGATCGTGAACACGACCATTACGACCGGTGCCGGCAACGACCTCGAGCGCGTCACCGAAATGGCACGGCGCATGGTCTGCGAGTGGGGAATGAGCGATTCGATGGGTCCGCTCACCTTCGGCAAGAAGGAAGAGCAGATCTTCCTCGGTCGCGAGATTGCGCAGCACCAGGACTACAGCGAGAGCACCGCTGTCCAGATCGATCAGGAAGTCCGCCGCATCGTGATGGACAATTACACCCGCGCCAAGCAGACGCTGGAGGAGCACAAAGCGGAGCTGCTCCAGATTGCGGACGAGCTCCTCGTGCGCGAGGTTCTTGACGCCGGCCAGGTGAAGCGGATCATCCAAGGCCTGCCGGTCGATGAGGTGCCGTCCGAATCCGCCGGGCATACGACTTCACCGCGCCCCACATCCAACGAGCCGCAGGAGCGGCCTACCCTGCCCGTCGCCCCGCTCAAGGCGCCGCTGGCACAGGAGTAGGGATCAAGGTTCGAGGTAAGAGGTTAAAGGTTCGAGGTGGGGGTTTGAGATAGGTCTCGGGCGGCTGGCGCCGGCCGTCGGCCCGGAGCCTCGAACTTCCACGGAAAGCGTTGAACCTGCCCCAGATATACCTCGAACCTCGAACCTCGAACCTCGAACCTTGATTCCTTCCTCCGTGAGCCCCCGGCCCCGCTATCACGTGCCGCTACCAGATGGGCGCGCGCTCATCCTCGGTGAGCGCACGCTCGTGATGGGTGTGCTCAACGTCACGCCGGACTCCTTCTCTGACGGCGGCCTCTACTTCGACCACGATCGCGCGCTGACCGCCGCACTGGCCATGATCGACGACGGTGCAGATATCGTCGACGTTGGCGGCGAATCGACGCGCCCAGGCGCGCGCGACGTGGACGAAGCCGAGGAGCGGCGGCGCGTCGTCCCGCTCGTCGCCAAGCTGGCGCCCCACGCGAGCGTGCCGATCTCGGTGGACACCACCAAGGCCGGTGTCGCGCGAGCGGCGCTCGATGCCGGCGCCACCATCGTGAACGACATCAGTGGCTTACGGCAGGATGCCGCGCTCGGCGACGTCGCAGCGCGTGCGGGTGCTGCCCTGATTCTCATGCACATGAGGGGCACGCCGCACGACATGTATGCACGGGCGGTCTACCGCTCGGTGCCGGAAGAGGTCGCCGCCGAGCTTCGATGGAGCCTGGCTGCAGCGGTTGCTCGCGGCGTGTCGCGCGAGGCGGTGATCCTCGATCCGGGCATTGGCTTTGCCAAACGGGCAGAGCATAGCTGGCAAATACTCAGCCATCTCGACCACCCGGCCCTCCTGACGCTCGATCGACCCTGGTTGGTTGGCCCGTCCCGTAAGTCCTTCCTCGAGCAGGCGACCGGAGAGTGTCCTTCAGCGACACGTGAATGGGCAACGGCCGCCGCCGTAACGACCGCCGTCCTGCTCGGAGCACACATCGTCCGAGTCCACTCGGTCCGGGAAATGACCGCCGTCGTTCGGGCCGCAGACCTGGTGCGCCGGTGTCGGGAGCAGGCAAAGCAGGTTTGAGGTGAGGGACTCAGCTATGATCTTGACTGCTGATGCCTGACACCCTCACCGCCCTGCTACGCCGAGCCCCGGTCACGTGGTGGGACATCCTCGACATTCTCATCATCGCGGTTGTCATCTACGAGTTCTTGAAGCTCATTCGTGGCACGCGAGCCGTGCAGATGGCGGTGGGCTCGGCGCTGGTCGTCGGGCTGTATTTCCTGTCGACAGCTGCGCCGTTGCAGACGGTCAACTGGGTGATCCGCAACATCGTTGGCTACTTGGTGTTTGCCGCCATCGTTTTGTTCCAGTCCGACATCAGACGCGCGCTGGCGCACCTCGGACGTACGTGGTTGCTCCGCTACGTCACCAGCGCGGAGACGGACGAGGAGGCGCTCGAGGAGATCGTGACCGCCGCCGCCCAGCTCGCCGACCGCCGAACGGGCGCCATCATTGCCGTGGAGCGCGAGATTGGACTCCGCAATTACGTGGAAAGCGGTATCCCACTCGACGCCACCATCACGCACGACCTCCTGGTGAGCGTGTTCCAACCGGCTTCGCCGCTGCACGATGGTGCCGTCATCTTGCAGGAGAATCGGGTTGCCGCCGCCTCGTGCTTCCTTCCGCTCACGGTGAACCCACAGCTCAGCACGGAGCTCGGCACGCGACACCGCGCGGCCATCGGTCTCACCGAGGAGAACGACGCCGTTGCCGTCGTGGTCTCGGAGGAAACAGGCGCCATTTCCTTGGCGCTCGATGGTACGATCGAGCGCGGCCTCACGCCCGAGAGGCTGCACGCCCGGCTGCGCACGCTCGTAGTGCAGCGGCGCAGCACCGGTGACCGAAATCACGAGCCGGCCTATACGATCTGATGGCGTACCACCCGTTTCGCAATCTCGGGCTGAAGCTCGTGGCTTTGAGCCTGGCTACGCTGCTGTGGGTCGCCGTAGGCGGTCAGGAGACCGCCGAGCGCTACCTTCCCGTCCCGATCGAGTTCCAAAACGTGCCGAAGGGCCTCGAGATCATTGGTGATCCGCCGGACTCGGTCAACGTGCGTGTACGGGGCTCGTCTGGCAACCTCGCGCGCATGCAGATCGGTGAGGTGCTGGCCGTGTTGGATCTCCGCAACGTACAGCCCGGCACGAGGCTCTTTCACTTGTTGCCCGAACAGGTGCGTACACCCTATGGTATCGAAGTGGTGGAGGTATCACCCTCCTCCTTCTCGCTCGTGGTCGAGCGATCGAGCGTTCGTGATGTGCCGGTCGTGCCGGAGATTACCGGCCAGCCGGCGCCGGGCTACGTAATGGGGAAAGTCACCAAAGAGCCGGCGACCGTTCAGGTGGCCGGCCCCGAGAGCCATGTGCGCCAAGTGACCCGAGCGACCACCGAGCCGGTGAGCATCGAGGGCGCGGTGCGCCCGGTGCAAGAGCAAGTGGGGATCGGCGTGGCTGACGCGCAAGTGCGGTTGCTCGGCGCGCGCGAGGCGCTGATCAGAGTCGAGATTCGCCGGGAGCCTGTGAAGCCATGACACGACTGTTTGGCACTGATGGCGTACGTGGCACCGCAGGCGAGCCACCGCTCGACGAAGCCACGATCCTGCGGCTCGGGGCGGCGCTCGTACGAGTGCTGCCGCACGAAGGACGCGGTCGACTGCTCGTCGGGCGGGACACCCGCGAGTCTGGAGCCTGGCTGGAGCAGGCAATCGCGCGCGGCGTGCGGGCGATGGGCAGTGACATCCAGAGCGTGGGCGTCATCCCGACACCCGCGGTCGCGTACCTCACACGCACGCTGGGATTCGATGCGGGCATCGTCATCTCGGCATCACACAACCCCTATCGGGACAACGGGATCAAGATCTTCTCCGGCCGTGGTGAGAAGTTCGACGCGCCGCTCGAGCGCGAGATCGAGCGTTGGGTCTTCGAGCCTGTGTCGTCGATTGATTGGCCCCAGCCGATGCCGGTCGAGACCATCGACGGCGTCGCGCCGTACATCGAGCACGCCCGGCAGGTGCTGCCCGACGTAGGATCGCTCCGAGGAGCCAAGATTGCCCTCGACTGCGCGAACGGTGCGACAGTGGCGGTTGCGCCACGCGTCTTCGAGGCCCTGGGCTTCGAGGTCACGGCCACGGGTGACGCCCCCGATGGGCGCAACATCAATCTCGGGTGTGGGTCGACCCACCCGGAGCGATTGTCCGCGCTCGTCGCCGACAATGGCTACGTTATGGGCGCCGCGTTCGACGGCGACGGCGACCGCGCCATCCTGGTCGACGCCACAGGACGCATCGTCGACGGCGACGCGATCATCCTGCTCTGCGCCCGACATCTTCAGCGCCAGGGTCGGCTTCGCGGCAATGCCATCGTCGCTACCGTGATGAGCAACATTGGCTTGGAGCTGGCATTGCGCGACGATGGCATTGACGTGGTTCGTTGCGCGGTGGGCGACAAGTTCGTCTGTGAGGACCTGCTCGCCCGCGGCCTGTCGCTGGGCGGAGAGCAGTCGGGCCACATCATCCTCTCCGACTTCCTCTTCACTGGGGACGGCATCGCGACGGCGTTGTTCGTCTTGCGTGTGATGGCGGAGTCGGGGCGATCCCTGGCAGACCTCGCCGCGCAGTTCAGAGGTTATCCTCAGACGCTCGTCAACGTCAGAGTAGGGACGAAGCGTGATCTGCAGGCGGTTCCTGCCGTCTCGGCGATCATGGCGGACGTCGAGCGCAGGCTAGCCGGCCGCGGCCGGCTGTTGGTGCGCTACTCGGGAACCGAGCCGCTTCTTCGTATCATGATAGAGGGAGAGGATCAGAGCCAGATTCAGGCGTGGGCCGAGGAGATCGCTACCACGGCTCGGGGGCATTTGAGCTAACGAGCCAAGGGCTCATTTGAATGGTCCTCGTAGCGCAGGCCTTTAGGCCTGCCTGCTGAGATGTCGCGCCGTGATTGGCAGGCCTAAAGGCCTGCGCTACGAGGACCAGCGATGGCAACTGTATGAGGCTCGCCGTCAACATCGACCACATCGCGACGATCCGGGAGGCCAGGCGTGCTCGTGAGCCGCAGCCCGTGGCTGCGGCGCTTGCAGCGGAAATGGCCGGTGCCGAGGGGATCACCATCCACCTGCGCGGGGATCGGCGGCACATTCAAGAGCGCGATCTGGAGCTGCTCCGTGAGGTCGTCACGACGAAGCTGAACGTCGAGATGGCGGTCACGGCTGAAATGCTGCAGATTGCGCTGCGGGTGCGCCCGGATCAGGTCACGCTCGTTCCCGAACAGCCGAATGAGGTGACCACGCAGGGTGGCCTGGACGTGGGAGCACACAACCAAGCCATCAAGGACATGACCCGTCAGCTAACCGATGCGGGCATCCGCGTCAGTTTGTTCATCGACGCTGACCCAGAGCAGGTGCGACGCGCTCGGCAAACCGGTGCACAGGCGATCGAGATCAACACCGGACCATATGCCGACGCCCGCGAAGCCGCGCGACCGCAAGAGTTCGCCCGTATTGCGGATGTGGCGCGTCTTGCAGCCCGCGGCGAGGTCGAGGTGCTTGCGGGCCACGGCTTGAACTACTTCAACGTACGTCCAATCGTGGCGATCCCAGAGATTGTCGAGCTCAACATCGGTCACGCCATCGTCGCGCGCGCCGCGCTGGTCGGGTTCGACCGTGCCGTGCGCGAGATGGCGGCCCTGGTGTTACGCTGATCTGCGGCGGTTCACCGAGAGTATGAAGGCCGAATCGATCGTCTTCGCCGTGGCCGGCGCCTGTTTTGGGCTGCTCGTCGGTTGGTTGCTGGGCGCTCAGTCCGCGCCGACGAGCCGTCCGGAGCCCACGGAGGCGGAGGCGAGCACGCCGGCGGCGGCCGGCGACGGTGCGGCGGCGCAAGCAGGCGCGCCGGCTCCGCTCGACCAGGCGAAGCTCGAGAAGTTGATCGCCGGCGCCGAAGCGCGTCCCAAGGATGCCGAGGTGCGCGCGGAGATAGGAAATCTGTACTTTGACGCCGAGCGCTTCGATGAAGCTGCCCGTTGGTACGAAGCGTCGCTCGAGCTCGACGCGAGCGACCCGGACGTGACGACGGACCTCGGCGTGAGCTATTACTACACGAACCAGCCGGACCGCGCACTCTCCCAGTTTGCACAGGCACTGGAAATCAATCCGCGGCATACGAAGACGCTTCTCAACCTCGGTATCGTTCGAGCGTTTGCGAAGCAGGACTTGAAGGGTGCGGCCGAGGCATGGCAACAGGTCGTCGCGCTGGCGCCGGACAGCCCCGAGGGGCGGGCTGCCCGGACCGCCCTCGATGCGCTTCGTTCCGCGCATCCGGAGGTTGGGGAGGAGCGCGCCCCGACATCGCCGTAACGAAAGGCTGGGTGTATCACTGACCGGCTGGATTCTGCGCATTCTGCTGTTGTTGCTCCTGATTCGCCTGGTGTGGCGTCTGGTGGCGAGGGTGCGGCACGCCCTGAGCCAAGGAGCGCGGAGCTCACCGACGTCGGCTGCCCTGGCCCGCGACCCGGTGTGCGGCACTCATGTCTTACCTGAGCGGGCCGTTGCACTGCAGTCCGGCGGGGAGACGAAGTACTTTTGTTCCGAGGCATGCCGTCAAGCATGGAAGAAGCACAAGAAAGTGGCCAGTGGTCAGTGATCAGTGGCCAGCCGATTCACGAGCGTCCGGGGGTTGCATCGTTTACCCGGGTAGCACGCCGCCAGCCCCCGAACATCCGTAAACCGGCTGACCACTGGCCACTGACCACTGACCACTACTCATGATTCAGTCCCTGCCCCTATGTTGAGCCCTGAGGAGAAAGCCCGCGCGGAGATCGTCGAGATCGGCCACCGCCTGTGGACACGAGGCTTTGTCGCGAGCAACGACGGCAACATCAGCGTTCGTCTGGACCGCGAGCGCATCCTGACGACCCCGAAAAGTGTGTCGAAGGGATTCATGACGCCAGACATGATGGTGATGACCGATCTTGCTGGCACGAGGATCGCCGGCGAGCGGGCGCCCTCGTCCGAGCTCCTCATGCACCTGGCCGTGTACGAGCTACGGCCGGATGTACACGCCGTCGTGCACGCGCATCCGCCAAAGGCCACCGGCTTCGCGGTCGCCGGCATTCCGCTCGACCGCGCCGTCCTCGCGGAAGTCATCACGACCCTTGGTAGCATCCCCATTGCGGAGTACGGCACACCGTCGACGCAGGAGCTGCCAGACGCGGTGCGAAGATACATCAAGGCACACGATGGCCTTCTGCTGGCCAATCACGGAGCGCTCACGATCGGCGCGGAGCCGTTCAACGCGTACTACAAAATGGAGACAATCGAGCACTTCGCGCACATCAGTCTCGTCGCGAGGCTGTTGGGCCGCGAGCATGTGCTTTCTCGGGACGAGGTCCTCCGTCTTCAGGGCTTGCGCGGAGCGTATGGCATAGCAGCAGCGGCGCCCATCTGCATCGACTCGCCAGTGGCGGACGGCGGTGACGCCGCGGGCACCACCGACGCGGGTGAGCCCTGCCAGCGCGTGCTCGCCCCTGAGGCGCCCGGCCGGCGGCTCGTGCCAGCCGCGGGCTCGGCCGCCTTGAGCGGCGAGCGCGAAATTCGACTAACATACCGCGAGCTGGCTGCGCTCCTCGAAGATGCGGTTCGGGCGTTCACGCGATGAGGCCCTCCCGGCTGCCAGGGACCGTTGCTCGCACGGCGACAGCGCGAAGATGGAGACTCTAAATGGGTGAAGCACTGGGCATGATCGAGACCAAGGGATTGGTCGCAATGATTGAGGCGGCCGATGCCATGGTCAAGGCGGCGAAGGTGACGCTGGTCGGCTGGGAGAAGATCGGCGCCGGCTACGTCACAGCCATCGTGCGTGGTGATGTTGCCGCCGTGAAGGCCGCGACCGACGCTGGCGCGGCGGCGGCCAGGCGGGTCGGCGAGCTCGTGTCGGTGCACGTCATCCCTCGTCCGCACAGCAACCTCGAGGATGTGCTGCCCATTGGCAAGGCCGCGGCGGCCTCAAGCAAGTAAGACCGTGTGACGCCCGCGCTGTAGAGATAGCACAGCGCGTTTACCACACGCTCCGGACCATCGCCCATCGAAGTCATGCTCCTCGCCAGGGTTGTCGGGACCGTCGTCGCCACACGCAAAGACGAACGGCTGGTCGGCAGCAAGTTGATGGTCGTCCGACCCGTCAGCCCGGAGGGCAAGCCGGACGCGCCGACGCTCGTCGCGGTAGATACGGTGGACGCCGGCTCCGGCGAAACGGTGCTCATCGTCACGGGCAGCTCCGCGCGGATGTCGTCGGGCCTCAAGGATTGTCCGGTCGATGCCGCCATTGTGGCCATCGTTGATACCGTCTCGGTTGGTTCTTAGTTCTTGGTCCTTGGTGCGCTTTGGCGTACCGAAGCATCGAAGCGTACTAGGCGCACCAAGAACCGAGAACCAAGGACGAAGAACCGAGAACCAAGGACCTGAAGAATGCGACTCGCCAATGTGGTTGGGACCGTGGTCGCGACGCAGAAGGACCCGGGGCTCGCCGGGCAGAAGCTGCTCGTTATCCAGCCGCTCACACCGGGCGGCGAGCCGAGCGGGCGGGCGCTGGTTGCGGTCGATGCCGTGGGCGCGGGCGTGGGCGAGCGCGTGTTCTACGTTCGCGGCCGAGAGGCTTCGTATCCGTTCCTGCCCACGGAGGTTCCCGCGGATGCCGCCATCGTGGCGATCGTCGACCATACGGATGTGGTTCTTGGTGCTTAGTTCTTGGTTCTTGGTGCGCTTTGGCGTACCGAAGCATCGAAGCGTACTAGGCGCACTAAGGACCAAGCACCAAGGACCAAGAACCTGAAGAGATGCAAATCGGCACCGTTGTCGGCACCGTCGTCGCCACACAGAAACATCACAAGATCGAAGGTGCGAAGCTCTTGCTCGTGCAGGTGGAGGAGCCGGATGGCTCGCTGTGCGGCACCCCGCTGTTGGCGATCGACTCGGTTGGGGCCGGCGTTGGCGAGCGTGTACTGGTCGTGATCGAAGGGCGCGCCGCTGGTGACGCGCTCGGCCGAAAGGCGGCGCCCGTCGACGCCGCCATTCTGGGTATCATCGATTATGTCGACGTACAGGAACGCTAG contains:
- the hflB gene encoding ATP-dependent zinc metalloprotease FtsH, producing MNSTLKSLLFWIGLVVVVALIWNFSNSFQKGERSVSFSEFSKWVDQKKVEQVTITGQEIVGTERGSRDEFSTYAPVVGEQLTDRLIASDVVVNAKEPVTSPWSALLYAWAPILLLIGFWIFFMRQMQSGGNKALSFGKSRAKLSSSSQKKVTFKDVAGVDEAKDELQEIIEFLKEPQKFQKLGGRIPKGVLLMGPPGTGKTLLARAVAGEANVPFFSISGSDFVEMFVGVGASRVRDLFEQGKKNAPCIVFIDEIDAVGRHRGAGLGGGHDEREQTLNQLLVEMDGFESNEGVILMAATNRPDVLDPALLRPGRFDRRIVVNRPDVKGREGILAVHTKKIPLSDDVNLPVLARSTSGFAGADLANLVNEAALSAARLNQRIVRMMDFEFAKDKVLMGAERRSMIISDEEKKVTAIHEAGHALLAVLLPHADPVHKVTIIPRGMALGVTQQIPEDDKHNFSKVYLYDHIAILLGGRLAEEIVNTTITTGAGNDLERVTEMARRMVCEWGMSDSMGPLTFGKKEEQIFLGREIAQHQDYSESTAVQIDQEVRRIVMDNYTRAKQTLEEHKAELLQIADELLVREVLDAGQVKRIIQGLPVDEVPSESAGHTTSPRPTSNEPQERPTLPVAPLKAPLAQE
- the folP gene encoding dihydropteroate synthase, giving the protein MGVLNVTPDSFSDGGLYFDHDRALTAALAMIDDGADIVDVGGESTRPGARDVDEAEERRRVVPLVAKLAPHASVPISVDTTKAGVARAALDAGATIVNDISGLRQDAALGDVAARAGAALILMHMRGTPHDMYARAVYRSVPEEVAAELRWSLAAAVARGVSREAVILDPGIGFAKRAEHSWQILSHLDHPALLTLDRPWLVGPSRKSFLEQATGECPSATREWATAAAVTTAVLLGAHIVRVHSVREMTAVVRAADLVRRCREQAKQV
- a CDS encoding TIGR00159 family protein — encoded protein: MPDTLTALLRRAPVTWWDILDILIIAVVIYEFLKLIRGTRAVQMAVGSALVVGLYFLSTAAPLQTVNWVIRNIVGYLVFAAIVLFQSDIRRALAHLGRTWLLRYVTSAETDEEALEEIVTAAAQLADRRTGAIIAVEREIGLRNYVESGIPLDATITHDLLVSVFQPASPLHDGAVILQENRVAAASCFLPLTVNPQLSTELGTRHRAAIGLTEENDAVAVVVSEETGAISLALDGTIERGLTPERLHARLRTLVVQRRSTGDRNHEPAYTI
- the glmM gene encoding phosphoglucosamine mutase, whose product is MTRLFGTDGVRGTAGEPPLDEATILRLGAALVRVLPHEGRGRLLVGRDTRESGAWLEQAIARGVRAMGSDIQSVGVIPTPAVAYLTRTLGFDAGIVISASHNPYRDNGIKIFSGRGEKFDAPLEREIERWVFEPVSSIDWPQPMPVETIDGVAPYIEHARQVLPDVGSLRGAKIALDCANGATVAVAPRVFEALGFEVTATGDAPDGRNINLGCGSTHPERLSALVADNGYVMGAAFDGDGDRAILVDATGRIVDGDAIILLCARHLQRQGRLRGNAIVATVMSNIGLELALRDDGIDVVRCAVGDKFVCEDLLARGLSLGGEQSGHIILSDFLFTGDGIATALFVLRVMAESGRSLADLAAQFRGYPQTLVNVRVGTKRDLQAVPAVSAIMADVERRLAGRGRLLVRYSGTEPLLRIMIEGEDQSQIQAWAEEIATTARGHLS
- a CDS encoding pyridoxine 5'-phosphate synthase gives rise to the protein MRLAVNIDHIATIREARRAREPQPVAAALAAEMAGAEGITIHLRGDRRHIQERDLELLREVVTTKLNVEMAVTAEMLQIALRVRPDQVTLVPEQPNEVTTQGGLDVGAHNQAIKDMTRQLTDAGIRVSLFIDADPEQVRRARQTGAQAIEINTGPYADAREAARPQEFARIADVARLAARGEVEVLAGHGLNYFNVRPIVAIPEIVELNIGHAIVARAALVGFDRAVREMAALVLR
- a CDS encoding tetratricopeptide repeat protein, whose protein sequence is MIAGAEARPKDAEVRAEIGNLYFDAERFDEAARWYEASLELDASDPDVTTDLGVSYYYTNQPDRALSQFAQALEINPRHTKTLLNLGIVRAFAKQDLKGAAEAWQQVVALAPDSPEGRAARTALDALRSAHPEVGEERAPTSP
- a CDS encoding YHS domain-containing protein; translated protein: MRFVPRIRRLGRSAPRHRRNERLGVSLTGWILRILLLLLLIRLVWRLVARVRHALSQGARSSPTSAALARDPVCGTHVLPERAVALQSGGETKYFCSEACRQAWKKHKKVASGQ
- a CDS encoding class II aldolase/adducin family protein, whose protein sequence is MLSPEEKARAEIVEIGHRLWTRGFVASNDGNISVRLDRERILTTPKSVSKGFMTPDMMVMTDLAGTRIAGERAPSSELLMHLAVYELRPDVHAVVHAHPPKATGFAVAGIPLDRAVLAEVITTLGSIPIAEYGTPSTQELPDAVRRYIKAHDGLLLANHGALTIGAEPFNAYYKMETIEHFAHISLVARLLGREHVLSRDEVLRLQGLRGAYGIAAAAPICIDSPVADGGDAAGTTDAGEPCQRVLAPEAPGRRLVPAAGSAALSGEREIRLTYRELAALLEDAVRAFTR
- the eutM gene encoding ethanolamine utilization microcompartment protein EutM — translated: MGEALGMIETKGLVAMIEAADAMVKAAKVTLVGWEKIGAGYVTAIVRGDVAAVKAATDAGAAAARRVGELVSVHVIPRPHSNLEDVLPIGKAAAASSK
- a CDS encoding ethanolamine utilization protein EutN, with the protein product MLLARVVGTVVATRKDERLVGSKLMVVRPVSPEGKPDAPTLVAVDTVDAGSGETVLIVTGSSARMSSGLKDCPVDAAIVAIVDTVSVGS
- a CDS encoding ethanolamine utilization protein EutN, with protein sequence MRLANVVGTVVATQKDPGLAGQKLLVIQPLTPGGEPSGRALVAVDAVGAGVGERVFYVRGREASYPFLPTEVPADAAIVAIVDHTDVVLGA
- a CDS encoding ethanolamine utilization protein EutN; this translates as MQIGTVVGTVVATQKHHKIEGAKLLLVQVEEPDGSLCGTPLLAIDSVGAGVGERVLVVIEGRAAGDALGRKAAPVDAAILGIIDYVDVQER